A single genomic interval of Picosynechococcus sp. PCC 7003 harbors:
- a CDS encoding DUF2358 domain-containing protein, whose product MDLLDILRQDYQNFPQDQTFAIYSDDVFFQDPLNRFRGRERYQKMIGFLGRWFRDIHLELHDLQQTQQTIRSDWTLSMTCPLPWQPRLRISGHSLLEINADNLIISHIDYWQKPPLKILMQVFRPPTSP is encoded by the coding sequence ATGGATCTCCTCGATATCTTGCGCCAGGATTACCAAAACTTTCCCCAGGATCAAACCTTTGCCATTTACAGCGACGATGTTTTTTTCCAAGACCCCCTCAATCGGTTCCGGGGGCGCGAACGCTATCAAAAAATGATCGGTTTTTTAGGACGCTGGTTTCGGGATATTCACTTGGAACTCCACGACCTCCAGCAAACTCAACAAACCATCCGCAGCGATTGGACGCTATCCATGACTTGCCCTCTGCCCTGGCAACCCCGTTTACGCATTTCTGGCCATAGTCTTTTGGAAATCAACGCCGATAACTTAATCATTTCCCACATTGATTACTGGCAAAAACCACCCCTCAAGATATTAATGCAAGTTTTTCGGCCGCCCACTTCTCCCTAG